In Pseudoxanthomonas indica, the following are encoded in one genomic region:
- the msrB gene encoding peptide-methionine (R)-S-oxide reductase MsrB encodes MSRFDLTPPSDAQRETLVADLSDEERRVLLQHGTEAPFCGIFLDNKREGVYTCRTCGLPLFRSSAKFDSGTGWPSFFAPFDEAHIGRIRDSSYGMIRTEIVCARCGSHLGHVFPDGPPPSHERHCLNSVSLAFTGEGEALPDRMGRGAPEGEVLAAG; translated from the coding sequence ATGAGCCGGTTTGATCTGACTCCTCCCAGCGATGCCCAGCGCGAAACGCTGGTCGCCGACCTCAGCGATGAGGAACGCCGCGTCCTGCTGCAACATGGCACCGAAGCGCCGTTCTGCGGCATTTTCCTGGACAACAAGCGCGAGGGCGTCTACACCTGCCGCACCTGCGGCCTGCCGTTGTTCCGCTCCAGCGCCAAGTTCGATTCCGGTACGGGTTGGCCGAGTTTCTTCGCCCCGTTCGACGAAGCCCACATCGGCCGCATCCGCGACAGCAGTTACGGCATGATCCGCACCGAGATCGTCTGCGCCCGCTGCGGCAGCCATCTGGGCCATGTGTTTCCCGACGGCCCGCCGCCCAGCCATGAGCGCCATTGCCTGAATTCGGTGTCGCTGGCTTTCACCGGTGAGGGCGAGGCCCTGCCCGACCGGATGGGACGCGGTGCGCCGGAAGGCGAGGTGCTGGCCGCCGGCTAA
- a CDS encoding DUF3800 domain-containing protein — MSEGNREVCDAAELGPSCQMALAKESRLDGQEQAPGPTGPAQPFSHYICYVDESGDHGLETVDPNYPLFVLAFCVFHKRHYAQAVAPAIETFKFRHFGHDTIVLHENEIRKEKGEFKFNDRQHKHAFIDELTQIIQSSNFILLSCVIDKLRLRERSQREGNPYHLALGFCLETLYELMLEKKQEGFPTHIVVECRGKKEDRDLAREFRRICDGANRWEKPLPFFIVFADKKTNSSGLQLADLVARPIGLSVLRPNERNRAFEVLRQKFFCRGGRRNVGMGFEGCGHKIFPTPDSEKPR, encoded by the coding sequence ATGTCGGAAGGCAACAGGGAAGTTTGCGACGCGGCCGAACTGGGTCCGTCCTGCCAGATGGCTTTGGCAAAGGAAAGTCGGCTGGATGGGCAAGAGCAAGCGCCGGGTCCGACGGGACCGGCGCAGCCATTCAGCCACTACATTTGCTACGTGGATGAAAGCGGCGACCATGGCCTGGAAACAGTTGACCCGAACTATCCGCTGTTTGTTCTCGCGTTCTGTGTCTTTCACAAGCGGCACTATGCGCAAGCAGTCGCGCCCGCCATCGAGACATTCAAGTTCCGGCACTTCGGACACGACACGATCGTTCTCCACGAGAATGAAATCCGCAAAGAGAAGGGCGAATTCAAGTTCAATGACCGCCAACACAAGCATGCCTTCATTGACGAGCTGACGCAGATCATCCAAAGCAGCAATTTCATCCTGCTGAGTTGTGTCATCGACAAGCTCAGGCTGCGGGAACGATCCCAACGGGAAGGTAACCCTTACCACCTGGCGCTGGGATTCTGCCTGGAGACGCTGTACGAGCTGATGTTGGAGAAGAAGCAGGAGGGGTTTCCCACGCATATCGTCGTGGAATGCAGGGGAAAGAAGGAGGATCGCGATTTGGCGCGGGAGTTCAGGCGCATTTGTGACGGGGCCAATCGCTGGGAAAAGCCGCTGCCATTCTTCATTGTCTTCGCGGACAAGAAGACCAACTCGTCTGGACTGCAGCTGGCGGATTTGGTGGCCCGCCCGATCGGGCTGTCCGTCCTGCGGCCCAACGAACGGAATCGAGCGTTTGAGGTCCTGCGGCAGAAGTTCTTCTGTCGCGGTGGACGACGCAACGTGGGCATGGGATTTGAAGGGTGCGGGCACAAGATTTTCCCGACCCCAGACAGCGAAAAGCCCCGGTGA
- a CDS encoding CorA family divalent cation transporter, with translation MLVRSDAAAPFASSPGLLWALRFDALHLDTANEVDEAGLDAPCARGDWRWLHFNLSDARTAQSVARLPLGDDAREALVSHDTHVILQRQDHDVYGIFVDWEHQRASDPGARTPGGHDGLGWLHFALGDGLLVTARRQPLRSVETVRRRCIAGERQASPLGVLETIVEQFASDTERAIDTLATTLDRVEDRVLADAIGDERRDLAQLRHQSVRLHRPLTAMRRVLKQVEQRTLAVDEPGQELMGMVSRLGQRFDDLDGDVATVQERARLLQDEVAAKLAERTNRHLYVLSMITALLLPPSLVVGVFGMNLHGLPFADHRAGAWTAIFLGGLSSLGVYLLLRRLGMARST, from the coding sequence ATGCTCGTCCGTTCCGATGCCGCCGCCCCATTTGCCAGCAGCCCCGGCTTGCTGTGGGCGTTGCGCTTTGACGCGTTGCATCTGGATACCGCCAATGAAGTCGACGAAGCCGGCTTGGACGCGCCTTGTGCCCGCGGCGATTGGCGCTGGCTGCATTTCAACCTGAGCGACGCGCGTACCGCGCAGAGCGTGGCGCGGTTGCCGCTGGGCGACGATGCACGCGAAGCCTTGGTCTCGCATGACACCCACGTGATTCTGCAACGGCAGGATCACGACGTGTACGGGATCTTCGTGGATTGGGAGCACCAACGCGCCAGCGATCCCGGTGCGCGGACACCCGGCGGTCACGATGGACTGGGCTGGCTGCACTTTGCCCTTGGTGATGGCTTGTTGGTCACCGCCCGACGACAACCTTTGCGCTCCGTGGAAACCGTGCGCCGCCGCTGCATCGCCGGGGAACGCCAGGCAAGTCCGTTGGGCGTGTTGGAAACCATCGTCGAGCAGTTCGCGAGCGATACCGAGCGCGCCATCGACACCCTGGCCACCACCCTGGATCGGGTGGAAGACCGGGTGCTGGCCGATGCCATCGGCGATGAGCGCCGCGATCTGGCGCAGCTGCGCCACCAGAGCGTGCGCCTGCACCGCCCGCTGACCGCAATGCGGCGGGTGTTGAAACAGGTCGAGCAACGCACGCTTGCGGTCGACGAGCCGGGTCAGGAACTGATGGGCATGGTGTCGCGGCTGGGCCAGCGCTTCGACGATCTGGACGGCGACGTGGCCACGGTGCAGGAACGTGCCCGCCTGCTGCAGGACGAAGTGGCCGCCAAGCTGGCCGAGCGCACCAACCGGCATCTGTACGTGCTGTCGATGATCACCGCCCTGTTGCTGCCGCCCAGCCTGGTGGTGGGCGTGTTTGGCATGAACCTGCATGGCCTGCCCTTCGCCGACCATCGCGCCGGCGCCTGGACGGCGATCTTCCTGGGCGGCCTGTCCAGCCTGGGCGTCTACCTGCTGCTGCGGCGACTGGGAATGGCACGCTCGACCTGA
- the motA gene encoding flagellar motor stator protein MotA yields the protein MLIFVGILVVIASVLGGFVASHGKIGALWQPFELVIIGGAAFGAFMMSNPPKVVKATLLSLVSVFKGVRYKSSDYLDVLTLMYELLNKARREGFISLESHVDAPASSDVFNKYPKILADHHLMDFITDCLRLMVGSNIEPHELEPLLELELEKHHHEMMAPAHALTKVADGLPGFGIVAAVLGIITTMGSIGGDIALVGAHVAAALVGTFLGILLAYGFVGPLAASIEAQAEQDARIYESVKTALLACLRGYNPKVALEFARKTLPSNVRPQFAEFENHLKGTK from the coding sequence ATGCTCATTTTTGTTGGAATCCTGGTCGTCATCGCCAGTGTGCTGGGCGGCTTTGTCGCCTCGCACGGCAAAATCGGCGCGCTCTGGCAGCCGTTCGAACTGGTGATCATCGGCGGCGCCGCCTTTGGCGCTTTCATGATGAGCAACCCGCCCAAGGTGGTGAAGGCCACCCTGCTCTCGCTGGTCAGCGTGTTCAAGGGCGTGCGCTACAAGTCGTCCGACTATCTGGACGTGCTCACGCTGATGTACGAGCTGCTCAACAAGGCGCGCCGCGAGGGTTTCATCTCGCTGGAATCGCATGTGGACGCGCCCGCCTCCAGCGACGTATTCAACAAGTACCCCAAGATCCTGGCCGACCACCACCTGATGGACTTCATCACCGACTGTCTGCGGTTGATGGTGGGTAGCAACATCGAGCCGCACGAGCTGGAGCCACTGCTGGAACTGGAGCTGGAAAAGCACCATCACGAAATGATGGCGCCGGCGCATGCGCTGACCAAGGTCGCCGACGGCCTGCCCGGTTTCGGCATCGTCGCTGCAGTGCTGGGCATCATCACCACCATGGGTTCGATTGGCGGCGACATCGCCCTGGTCGGCGCGCACGTGGCCGCGGCGCTGGTCGGCACCTTCCTGGGCATCCTGCTGGCCTACGGATTCGTCGGCCCGCTGGCGGCATCCATCGAGGCACAAGCCGAACAGGACGCGCGCATCTACGAGAGCGTCAAGACCGCGCTGCTGGCCTGCCTGCGTGGCTACAACCCCAAGGTGGCGCTGGAGTTCGCGCGCAAGACCCTGCCCTCGAACGTGCGTCCGCAATTCGCCGAGTTCGAGAATCACCTCAAAGGCACGAAGTAA
- the motB gene encoding flagellar motor protein MotB — protein MSEKSTVVVVRRVKKVHGGGHHGGSWKVAYADFVTAMMAFFMVMWLVGATTNKERAAISEYFKNPSPLVGKSFSPAPGPMGPGGASTSMIKLGGTMEVPRGDGEDPFGKKDAQNDNGQQSPLEKAAAQAEERAQDKQRLEELMQALEEAISKSQALEPFKDQLLLDISPEGLRIQIVDKQNRPMFDLGSSKLKPYTGDILHELAGFINRVPNRISLTGHTDLTAYARPGYSNWELSADRANAARRALVEGGMQEDKVTRVVGLSSSVLFDKQNPQNPINRRISIVVMTKAAEAMALNDSGMVLGAPVADVDTSALAPGVAAPANAAVSAAASAATPAPTASRVAALHSAPAAIPTHAPAASPSAGASSGHD, from the coding sequence ATGAGCGAGAAGTCCACGGTCGTTGTCGTCCGCCGGGTCAAGAAGGTCCACGGCGGCGGTCACCACGGCGGCAGCTGGAAGGTGGCGTATGCCGACTTCGTCACCGCCATGATGGCCTTCTTCATGGTGATGTGGCTGGTGGGCGCGACCACCAACAAGGAACGCGCGGCGATCTCGGAGTACTTCAAGAACCCCAGCCCGCTGGTGGGCAAGAGCTTCTCGCCCGCGCCCGGCCCGATGGGCCCGGGCGGCGCCAGCACCTCGATGATCAAGCTGGGCGGCACCATGGAAGTGCCGCGCGGCGACGGCGAAGACCCGTTCGGCAAGAAGGACGCCCAGAACGACAACGGCCAGCAGAGTCCGCTGGAGAAAGCCGCCGCCCAGGCCGAGGAACGCGCGCAGGACAAGCAACGCCTGGAAGAACTGATGCAGGCGCTGGAAGAAGCAATCAGCAAGAGCCAGGCACTGGAACCATTCAAGGATCAGCTGCTGCTGGACATCAGCCCGGAAGGCCTGCGCATCCAGATTGTCGACAAGCAGAATCGCCCGATGTTCGACCTGGGCAGTTCCAAGTTGAAGCCGTATACGGGCGACATCCTCCACGAGCTGGCGGGCTTCATCAATCGCGTGCCGAACCGGATCAGCCTGACCGGCCACACCGACCTGACCGCCTACGCGCGACCCGGCTACAGCAACTGGGAGCTGAGCGCTGATCGCGCCAACGCCGCCCGCCGCGCGCTGGTGGAGGGCGGCATGCAGGAAGACAAGGTGACCCGCGTGGTCGGCCTGTCGTCCTCGGTGCTGTTCGACAAGCAGAACCCGCAGAACCCGATCAACCGCCGCATCAGTATCGTGGTAATGACCAAGGCCGCCGAAGCGATGGCCTTGAACGACAGTGGCATGGTGCTGGGCGCGCCGGTGGCGGATGTGGATACGAGTGCTTTGGCGCCGGGAGTTGCGGCGCCTGCCAACGCAGCGGTGTCGGCGGCGGCGTCAGCAGCCACTCCCGCACCTACCGCCTCGCGTGTAGCGGCGTTGCACAGCGCACCTGCGGCCATACCGACCCATGCACCTGCAGCGTCGCCATCGGCCGGCGCCTCCAGCGGTCACGACTAA
- a CDS encoding HipA family kinase, which translates to MRTITATRYVTPLREGGSMPAVIEADDLGMYVLKFRGAGQGPRALVAELIAGEIARTLQLPVPEIVLVELDADLARTEGDPEIQDLIKASAGLNLALDYLPGAANFDALAEQPAAQLASEIVWFDAFISNVDRTVRNPNLLIWHRQLWLIDHGASLYFHHGWDGDTSGAGKAFPLVKDHVLLPLADDIAAADARLSARLSPQRLADIVAQVPDAWLQGGDAFGTPEQQRAAYTHYLQQRLALPHAFAQEAQRARA; encoded by the coding sequence CTGCGCACCATCACCGCCACCCGCTACGTCACCCCGCTGCGCGAAGGCGGCTCCATGCCCGCCGTGATCGAGGCCGATGATCTGGGCATGTACGTGCTCAAGTTCCGCGGCGCCGGCCAGGGCCCGCGCGCGCTGGTGGCCGAACTGATCGCCGGCGAAATCGCCCGCACCCTGCAACTGCCGGTTCCGGAAATCGTACTGGTGGAACTGGATGCCGACCTCGCCCGCACCGAGGGCGACCCGGAAATCCAGGACCTGATCAAGGCCAGCGCCGGCCTCAACCTGGCGCTGGACTACCTGCCCGGCGCTGCCAATTTCGATGCGTTGGCCGAGCAGCCGGCGGCGCAGCTGGCCTCGGAAATCGTCTGGTTCGACGCCTTCATCAGCAATGTCGACCGCACCGTGCGCAATCCCAACCTGCTGATCTGGCATCGCCAGCTGTGGCTGATCGATCACGGTGCTTCGTTGTACTTCCACCATGGCTGGGATGGCGACACCTCCGGCGCGGGCAAAGCATTCCCGCTCGTCAAGGATCACGTGCTGCTGCCGCTGGCCGATGACATCGCCGCTGCGGATGCGCGCTTGTCGGCCCGGCTGAGCCCGCAACGCCTGGCCGACATCGTCGCGCAGGTACCCGATGCCTGGCTGCAGGGCGGCGACGCCTTCGGCACGCCTGAGCAGCAACGCGCCGCCTACACCCACTACCTGCAGCAGCGCCTGGCGCTGCCGCATGCGTTCGCGCAGGAGGCCCAGCGTGCACGCGCTTGA
- a CDS encoding DUF3037 domain-containing protein encodes MHALDSYDYAVIRVVPRVEREEFINVGIILSCERSGYLQARIELDEARLRALDPGIDIDSLRRHLDTLPRICEGGAQAGPIGLLPQRARFHWLTAKRSAIIQTSPVHMGKCGDMDAILEHLLDRMVRTPR; translated from the coding sequence GTGCACGCGCTTGATAGCTACGACTACGCGGTGATCCGGGTGGTGCCACGGGTGGAACGCGAGGAGTTCATCAACGTCGGCATCATCCTGTCGTGCGAGCGCAGCGGCTACCTGCAGGCGCGCATCGAGCTGGACGAAGCGCGCCTGCGCGCGCTCGACCCCGGCATCGACATCGACTCCCTGCGTCGCCACCTGGACACCCTCCCGCGCATCTGCGAGGGCGGTGCACAGGCCGGTCCGATTGGCCTGCTGCCCCAGCGCGCGCGTTTCCACTGGCTGACCGCCAAACGCAGCGCGATCATCCAGACCTCGCCCGTGCACATGGGCAAGTGTGGCGACATGGACGCGATCCTGGAGCACCTGCTGGATCGCATGGTGCGCACGCCGCGCTGA
- a CDS encoding DUF4031 domain-containing protein, with product MTVYVDDAVHAWRGQRWAHLMADHLDELHAMAQRLGLPRRAFQNKTSGAHYDVTTELREQALALGAIAISRHADRDLLKAVIQRAKAQGRGESD from the coding sequence ATGACTGTCTACGTCGACGATGCGGTGCATGCCTGGCGCGGCCAGCGCTGGGCGCACCTGATGGCCGACCACCTCGATGAATTGCACGCGATGGCCCAGCGCCTGGGCCTGCCGCGCCGCGCCTTCCAGAACAAGACCAGCGGCGCCCACTACGATGTCACCACGGAACTGCGCGAGCAGGCCCTGGCCTTGGGCGCCATCGCCATTTCCCGGCATGCGGATCGCGACTTGCTCAAGGCCGTCATCCAGCGAGCCAAGGCCCAGGGGCGCGGCGAGAGCGACTGA
- a CDS encoding glycoside hydrolase family 3 protein, translating into MKPTTRTPSRRVLTRALIATIAMSVPLLSSAADNGFPKTAGNPTVWPQPTWPLPEDPALEKRIADLIATLSVEEKVGQLVQGDIASIKPDDLRKYRLGSILAGGNSDPDGKYDATPAQWLALADAFYEASMDTSKGGHAIPVIFGIDAVHGQSNIVGATLFPHNIGLGATRNPELLRRIGEITAAETRVTGMEWAFAPTVAVPQDDRWGRSYEGYSESPEVVASYAGMMVEGLQGKPGTPQFLDGHHVISSVKHFLGDGGTLNGKDQGDTAISEAELARVHGAGYPPAIAAGAQSVMASFNSVNGEKMHGNHYLLTDVLKGRMHFGGFVVGDWNGHGQVKGCTNENCPATINAGLDMAMASDSWKGFYNSLLAAVKKGEVSQARLDDAVARILRVKFRLGLFEAGKPSQRPLGGKFAVLGAPEHRAVARQAVQESLVLLKNQGGVLPLNPKQKILVAGDGADDVGKQSGGWTLNWQGTGTKRSDFPNADSIYQGIAAQAKAAGGEATLAVDGKYKQKPDVAIVVFGEDPYAEFQGDIANLSYKPGNDSDLELIRKLKADGIPVVAVFLSGRPLWMNREINAADAFVAAWLPGSEGAGIADVILRGKDGKPQHDFKGKLSFSWPRTATQYLNNVGQAGYDPLFAFGFGLTYQDKGDLAALPEDSGISGEQGAAGVYLLRGKPAPGFSLRLENAQAHATQVTTTPTALHDDSLKVAAVDHLAQEDARRFTWSGTTGAALSLRSAEPLNLTRESNGDIQLVLQLRPEQVPAQPVTLTVGCGENCKGDVALRDSLAALKTGEWTTLGVPLKCFVSAGGDVGKVQDVRLQTTGALALSISRVGLGAGNEAAHVVKCP; encoded by the coding sequence ATGAAGCCCACGACCCGCACGCCTTCCCGACGCGTACTCACGCGCGCCCTGATCGCCACGATCGCCATGTCCGTACCGCTGCTGTCCAGCGCCGCCGACAACGGGTTTCCCAAGACCGCCGGCAACCCCACCGTGTGGCCGCAACCGACATGGCCGCTGCCGGAAGATCCGGCGCTGGAAAAACGCATCGCCGATCTCATCGCCACGCTGAGCGTGGAAGAAAAGGTGGGCCAGCTGGTGCAGGGGGACATCGCCAGCATCAAGCCCGATGATCTGCGCAAGTATCGGCTGGGTTCGATCCTGGCCGGCGGCAACTCCGATCCCGATGGCAAGTACGACGCCACGCCCGCGCAATGGCTGGCATTGGCCGATGCTTTCTACGAAGCCTCGATGGACACCAGCAAGGGCGGCCATGCCATCCCGGTGATCTTCGGCATCGACGCCGTGCACGGGCAGAGCAACATCGTCGGCGCCACGCTGTTCCCGCACAACATTGGTCTGGGCGCGACGCGCAATCCGGAACTGTTGCGGCGCATCGGCGAGATCACCGCCGCCGAAACCCGCGTGACCGGCATGGAGTGGGCGTTCGCGCCGACCGTCGCCGTACCGCAGGATGATCGCTGGGGCCGCAGCTACGAAGGCTATTCCGAATCACCGGAAGTGGTGGCCAGCTACGCCGGCATGATGGTCGAAGGTTTGCAGGGCAAGCCGGGCACGCCGCAGTTCCTCGATGGCCACCACGTCATTTCCTCGGTCAAGCACTTCCTTGGCGATGGCGGCACCTTGAACGGCAAGGATCAGGGCGATACCGCGATCAGCGAAGCCGAGCTGGCGCGCGTGCATGGCGCCGGTTATCCGCCGGCAATTGCCGCCGGCGCGCAGTCGGTGATGGCCTCGTTCAACAGCGTCAACGGCGAGAAGATGCATGGCAACCATTACCTGCTGACCGATGTGCTGAAGGGCCGCATGCATTTTGGCGGCTTCGTGGTCGGGGACTGGAATGGCCATGGCCAGGTCAAGGGCTGCACCAACGAGAACTGTCCGGCCACGATCAACGCCGGCCTAGACATGGCGATGGCCTCGGACAGCTGGAAGGGTTTCTACAACAGCCTGCTGGCCGCGGTGAAGAAGGGCGAGGTCTCGCAGGCACGCCTGGATGATGCGGTGGCACGCATCCTGCGGGTCAAGTTCCGTCTGGGCCTGTTTGAAGCCGGCAAGCCCTCGCAGCGTCCGCTCGGTGGCAAGTTCGCGGTGCTGGGTGCACCGGAGCATCGCGCGGTGGCGCGTCAGGCGGTGCAGGAATCGCTGGTGCTGTTGAAGAACCAGGGCGGTGTGCTGCCACTCAATCCGAAGCAGAAGATCCTGGTCGCTGGCGACGGCGCCGATGATGTCGGCAAGCAGTCCGGTGGCTGGACGCTCAACTGGCAGGGCACCGGCACCAAGCGCAGCGACTTCCCCAACGCCGACAGCATCTACCAGGGCATCGCCGCACAGGCCAAGGCCGCAGGGGGCGAGGCCACGCTGGCGGTCGACGGCAAGTACAAGCAGAAGCCGGACGTGGCGATCGTGGTGTTTGGCGAGGATCCGTATGCCGAGTTCCAGGGCGATATCGCCAACCTGTCCTACAAGCCGGGCAACGACAGCGACCTGGAACTGATCCGCAAGCTCAAGGCCGACGGCATTCCAGTGGTGGCGGTGTTCCTGAGCGGGCGTCCGCTGTGGATGAACCGCGAAATCAATGCCGCCGATGCGTTTGTCGCCGCGTGGCTGCCGGGTTCGGAAGGCGCCGGCATCGCCGACGTGATCCTGCGTGGCAAGGACGGCAAGCCGCAGCACGACTTCAAGGGCAAGCTCAGCTTCTCGTGGCCGCGCACCGCCACCCAGTACCTCAACAACGTCGGCCAAGCCGGCTATGACCCGCTGTTCGCGTTCGGCTTTGGCCTGACCTACCAGGACAAGGGCGACCTGGCCGCATTGCCGGAAGACTCCGGCATTTCCGGTGAGCAGGGTGCGGCGGGGGTATACCTGTTGCGCGGCAAGCCGGCGCCGGGCTTCAGTCTGCGCCTGGAGAATGCACAGGCGCACGCCACCCAGGTCACCACCACGCCGACCGCGCTGCACGATGACAGCCTGAAGGTCGCCGCGGTGGATCACTTGGCGCAGGAAGATGCGCGCCGCTTCACCTGGTCGGGCACGACCGGCGCCGCGCTGAGCCTGCGCAGTGCCGAGCCGCTCAACCTGACCCGCGAGTCCAATGGCGACATCCAGCTGGTGCTGCAGCTGCGTCCGGAACAGGTGCCGGCGCAGCCAGTCACGCTGACCGTGGGCTGTGGCGAGAACTGCAAGGGCGATGTGGCGCTGCGTGATTCGCTGGCGGCGCTCAAGACCGGCGAATGGACCACGCTGGGTGTGCCGCTGAAGTGCTTTGTCAGTGCAGGCGGTGATGTGGGCAAGGTGCAGGATGTGCGCCTGCAGACCACCGGTGCGCTGGCGCTGTCGATTTCCCGCGTGGGCCTGGGCGCAGGCAATGAAGCCGCGCACGTGGTGAAGTGCCCGTAA
- a CDS encoding sugar porter family MFS transporter, with amino-acid sequence MSSVPLVSNAAASGENTRFIILISCVATIGGFLFGFDSGVINGTVDGLKQTFHSSSAGIGFEVASMLLGCAVGAFFAGRLADRWGRRAVLIIAAVLFLFSALGAGAAHSSLAFIIARVLGGFAVGAASVMSPAYIAEVASARYRGRLATVQQIAIISGLFCAFLSNFLLAKAAGASTEALWLGQAAWRWMFWMQAIPSLVFLLLLLAIPESPRYLVVKGRKEQALHVLTRLYGTQEAQLKQAEIEASLSEDHHRPRLSDLINRATGKIRPIVWIGIGLATFQQLVGINVVFYYGAVLWQAVGFSENDALLINVLSGALSIGACLITVLLIDRIGRKPLLWIGSAGMAVSLALVTWAFASASVDAAGKLALSDGMGTLALVAANVYVIFFNMSWGPVMWVMLGEMFPNQIRGSGLAVAGAAQWTSNFAITVTFPILLGSIGLAGAYGIYTVAAALSVFFVLKYVYETKGRELEQMQG; translated from the coding sequence ATGTCTAGCGTGCCTCTTGTTTCCAACGCAGCCGCCAGCGGCGAAAACACCCGCTTCATCATCCTGATCAGCTGCGTGGCCACGATTGGCGGCTTCCTGTTCGGCTTCGACAGTGGCGTGATCAACGGTACGGTCGATGGCTTGAAACAGACTTTCCACTCCAGTTCCGCGGGCATCGGCTTTGAAGTCGCCTCGATGCTGCTGGGCTGCGCGGTGGGCGCGTTCTTCGCCGGGCGGCTGGCGGATCGCTGGGGTCGCCGCGCGGTGTTGATCATCGCGGCGGTGTTGTTTCTGTTCTCCGCGTTGGGGGCCGGCGCGGCGCACAGCTCGCTGGCTTTCATCATCGCGCGCGTGCTGGGCGGCTTTGCGGTCGGCGCGGCCAGCGTGATGTCGCCGGCCTACATCGCCGAAGTGGCGTCGGCACGCTATCGCGGCCGGCTGGCCACGGTGCAGCAGATCGCGATCATCAGCGGGCTGTTCTGCGCGTTCCTCAGCAACTTCCTGCTGGCCAAGGCCGCTGGCGCCTCGACCGAAGCGCTGTGGCTGGGCCAGGCCGCGTGGCGCTGGATGTTCTGGATGCAGGCCATTCCCTCGCTGGTGTTCCTGCTGCTGCTGCTGGCCATCCCGGAGAGCCCGCGCTACCTGGTGGTGAAGGGCCGCAAGGAGCAGGCGCTGCATGTGCTGACCCGCCTGTACGGCACGCAGGAAGCGCAGCTCAAGCAGGCGGAGATCGAAGCCTCGCTGTCTGAGGATCACCATCGCCCGCGCCTGTCCGATCTGATCAACCGCGCCACCGGCAAGATTCGCCCGATTGTCTGGATCGGCATCGGCCTGGCGACCTTCCAGCAGCTGGTCGGCATCAACGTGGTGTTCTACTACGGCGCCGTGCTGTGGCAGGCAGTCGGATTCTCGGAGAACGATGCGCTGCTGATCAACGTGCTGTCCGGTGCGCTCAGCATCGGCGCCTGCCTGATCACCGTGCTGCTGATTGATCGCATCGGCCGCAAGCCGTTGCTGTGGATTGGTTCGGCCGGCATGGCGGTATCGCTGGCGCTGGTCACCTGGGCCTTTGCCAGTGCTTCGGTGGATGCCGCCGGCAAGCTGGCGCTGAGCGACGGCATGGGCACGCTGGCGCTCGTGGCCGCCAACGTCTACGTCATCTTCTTCAACATGTCCTGGGGTCCGGTGATGTGGGTGATGCTGGGCGAGATGTTCCCCAACCAGATCCGCGGCTCCGGCCTGGCGGTGGCGGGTGCTGCGCAGTGGACCTCGAACTTCGCGATCACCGTGACCTTCCCGATCCTGCTCGGCAGCATCGGCCTGGCCGGCGCCTATGGCATCTACACGGTAGCGGCGGCGCTGTCGGTGTTCTTCGTACTCAAGTACGTGTACGAAACCAAGGGCCGCGAGCTGGAGCAGATGCAAGGCTGA